A DNA window from Ostrea edulis chromosome 5, xbOstEdul1.1, whole genome shotgun sequence contains the following coding sequences:
- the LOC130055027 gene encoding uncharacterized protein LOC130055027, with the protein MREAFSGDESWDDPLQSQTMNAWTSWLEQLSSLDAVHISRCLLPVSFSECVRKTLHIFCDASEKAVAACAYLRSVTVDEEVHMGFVFGKCKVAPKSGHTIPRLELCASVLAVELGEMLSRELGLPLEVIEYYTDSKVVLGYLSNEHQRFYLYVCNRVSRIRKSSSPSQWNYVATHDNPADQGTCGLLHEQLCGSLWLQGPNFLRENNEKKWFQFELTAGNNILIG; encoded by the exons ATGAGAGAAGCTTTCAGTGGAGATGAGAGTTGGGATGATCCCTTACAATCCCAAACTATGAATGCTTGGACATCATGGTTAGAGCAGCTGAGTAGTCTAGACGCAGTTCACATCTCGCGGTGTCTCCTGCCTGTGTCGTTTTCTGAGTGTGTCAGAAAGACATTGCATATTTTTTGTGACGCTTCGGAGAAAGCAGTTGCTGCATGTGCTTATCTCAGAAGTGTGACTGTTGATGAGGAAGTACATATGGGATTTGTGTTTGGCAAATGCAAAGTTGCTCCAAAAAGTGGACACACCATTCCAAGGCTCGAGCTTTGTGCCTCTGTTCTCGCAGTTGAACTTGGAGAGATGCTGTCAAGGGAACTAGGTTTACCATTGGAAGTCATTGAATATTACACGGACAGTAAAGTAGTGCTTGGCTATCTGTCCAACGAGCATCAGCGCTTTTATCTGTACGTGTGCAACCGCGTCTCCAGAATTCGTAAGAGTTCTTCTCCATCTCAGTGGAACTATGTGGCGACACATGACAACCCTGCAGATCAAGGAACCTGTGGCCTTCTACATGAACAATTATGTGGAAGCTTGTGGTTACAAGGACCAAATTTCCTCAGAGAAAACAACGAAAAGAAGT ggtttcaatttgaattaaCCGCCGGGAACAACATTCTGATTGGCTAA